A genomic segment from Nicotiana tabacum cultivar K326 chromosome 7, ASM71507v2, whole genome shotgun sequence encodes:
- the LOC107797493 gene encoding nuclear pore complex protein NUP160 isoform X1, protein MESRSRLAGMEVPIIGSDSVKFVQLSLPSSTSTSASASSPTSLTRDVGSCSIIGNPPAYFTWKICRSQPNVLEIMEFCGYKEFPKTGLQIVFPEALFPFALICKNEMTFSSVRPYLLHAMTVSGVAYLIRLENISNYVSSSRLQSDDFVEFNTLTHPHQGATTAVAGIAELMVVGRSDGSVGCFQLGILDHRAPGFVQELRDDGGLGRLWGVLSRGRSIAAVQDLVVSEFHQKKLLFVLHSDGSLRVWDLSNHSRIFSHSLSVSPSAGSSSVRIWVGSDHNNPDAIPLAVLRKDDSEVGTAMISLYSLYFSTGDRINLLLDPSTKSISLEEPQGEVIDVKLTPNKLWILSENGLVMKELFCQNRKEELAYCYSLQNTFVAEQLFQGSENSSDDLLWLCHTVLSSLKDQISPFVSSVFLRRLLLPGVYHRNVLRATLRDFGKHLTDSEFDSLTVDGLKNEILSVIQHEVGADSPISILQRWKTFCTCYFNNWCRTNVMCGLLIDSATQAVGVIRKNSVSMCRSLEDIELLVSGSSDEHGDVISSGLDSCNNDLEREILSEILQCVRNLSQQLSKAAPTIFYESLLRTPNISSEEIIPRLLKNLESGYSSSMAALHVSELGTDVALDKEISYHKRLRKFSIDMLLSLHNLCSRATKWGRVLHVIESYLKFLVPRKYEHNLDSDGLFTVSTALTVQATSQVAKVMFESALDVHLLLSYMVNSSSQIGMSEDEVSRVKIELVPMIQEVLTEWHIVHFFSTTPSESPLLEDFSSQLSSLQLDGNVDRRSWNEKLGKSEFTLAFILLLGGHSSPSFRHLPDPSSLSSSVQEFASWIIWGRTGAEPSVFFSHSVGLALVLLRHGQYDAVEYVLGLVDTYSRKEKIFQSLQSDGGEWSTLLHLLGCCFVAQSQRGLHGTMKERKISEAVRCFFRAASVEGAANALQSLPIEAGWIHLGFSQHVSPAAWKLHYYQWAMQIFEQHNMREAACQFALAALEQVDEALGSGILDESATAVKGRLWANVFQFTLDLNYYYDAYCAIISNPDEESKTICLRRFIIVLYERGAVKILCDGQLPFIGLSEKVERELAWKAERSDVSAKPNPFKLLYAFAMQRHNWRRAASYIYLYSAQLRIHGAVRDPQRRSFILQERLNGLSAAINALQLVHPAYAWIDAPLEETCSNMYPSKKARITVEEQSPGNGAQSQRQRSYLDVEKLENEFILTSTEYLLSLANVTWTFARIEAPPMDVIDLLVESNLHDMAFTVILKFWKGSALKRELERVFAALSLKCCPKELQAPSIGNGQRMHNLLLTLSQDEIVAHESPNVGPTAHESKGSSQWETLELYLEKYKKFHAKLPAVVADTLLAADPQIELPLWLVQMFKGVPAKSGWGMAGSESNPASLLRLYIDYGRYTEATNLLLEYIESFASLRPADIIRRKRPFAVWFPYSLIERLWYQLQQSIKIGHMVDQSEKLKKLLQGALVNHLQQLKVDSDDVMSSAV, encoded by the exons ATGGAAAGTAGGTCGCGTTTAGCAGGTATGGAAGTTCCCATTATTGGCAGCGATTCGGTCAAGTTCGTTCAACTCTCCCTTCCCTCTTCTACTTCCACTTCCGCTTCCGCTTCTTCTCCAACTTCTCTTACAAGAGATGTGGGTTCTTGCTCCATCATTGGAAATCCTCCCGCCTATTTCACTTG GAAAATTTGCAGAAGTCAGCCAAATGTGCTGGAAATAATGGAGTTCTGTGGTTATAAGGAGTTCCCCAAAACTGGATTGCAAATTGTATTCCCAGAAGCACTTTTTCCATTTGCGCTGATCTGCAAAAATGAA ATGACATTTTCTTCTGTCAGACCGTATCTGCTTCATGCCATGACAGTATCTGGGGTTGCTTATCTTATTAGACTTGAAAACATCTCCAATTATGTATCTAGCTCCCGCTTGCAATCCGATGACTTTGTTGAGTTCAACACTCTGACCCATCCTCATCAAGGAGCAACAACAGCAGTGGCAGGAATAGCAGAATTGATGGTAGTTGGAAGAAGTGATGGATCTGTTGGATGCTTCCAGCTTGGCATCCTTGACCACCGAGCTCCAG GCTTTGTGCAGGAGCTGCGTGATGATGGTGGTCTTGGTCGTTTGTGGGGCGTTTTGTCAAG GGGCAGGTCGATTGCAGCAGTGCAGGATCTAGTAGTATCAGAGTTCCACCAGAAAAAGCTTCTATTTGTGCTTCACTCTGATGGAAGCTTACGTGTGTGGGACCTTTCAAATCATTCCAGAATTTTCAGTCATTCTTTGAGTGTTTCACCATCTGCAG GCTCTAGTTCTGTAAGGATATGGGTGGGAAGCGACCACAACAATCCTGATGCAATTCCTCTGGCAGTACTACGAAAAGATGATTCG GAAGTTGGCACAGCGATGATCTCTTTGTATAGCCTTTATTTCAGTACTGGAGACAGAATTAACTTGTTACTGGATCCTTCAACAAAAAGCATCTCATTGGAAGAG CCTCAGGGTGAAGTCATTGATGTAAAACTTACTCCAAATAAGCTGTGGATACTCAGCGAAAATGGATTGGTCATGAAGGAGTTGTTTTGTCAAAATAGGAAAGA GGAATTAGCTTATTGCTATTCTTTACAGAATACATTTGTTGCTGAGCAGCTGTTTCAAGGCTCTGAAAATTCTTCAGATGATCTGCTTTGGCTTTGTCACACAGTTTTGTCATCTTTAAAG GATCAGATTTCTCCATTTGTATCTTCTGTTTTCTTACGTAGGTTGCTCCTTCCGGGTGTTTATCATAGAAATGTTCTTCGGGCAACGTTACGAGATTTTGGCAAGCACCTCACTGATTCCGAATTTGATTCTTTGACTGTGGATGGACTGAAAAATGAAATTCTGTCAGTCATTCAACATGAG GTGGGAGCTGATAGTCCAATTTCAATACTTCAGAGATGGAAAACCTTTTGTACCTGCTATTTCAATAATTGGTGCAGAACGAATGTAATGTGTGGTTTGCTTATTGATTCAGCCACACAAGCTGTGGGTGTTATTAGAAAAAACTCAGTCTCCATGTGTCGTAGTCTGGAGGACATAGAGCTTCTTGTTTCTG GATCTTCTGATGAACATGGAGATGTAATAAGCTCTGGGTTGGACTCCTGTAATAATGATCTTGAACGGGAAATTCTTTCAGAGATACTGCAGTGTGTTCGTAATCTCAGTCAACAGTTGAGCAAAGCAGCTCCTACCATATTTTATGAGTCGCTTCTTAGAACACCAAATATATCATCTGAAGAGATCATTCCACGGTTGCTTAAAAATTTAGAAAGTGGATATAGCTCATCAATGGCAGCTCTCCATGTATCCGAACTTGGAACTGATGTAGCACTGGATAAAGAAATTTCCTACCACAAAAGACTCAGAAAATTCTCAATAGATATGCTTTTATCCCTACACAACTTGTGCAGTAGAGCTACCAAATGGGGGAGAGTTTTGCATGTTATTGAGAGCTACTTGAAATTTCTCGTGCCTCGAAAATATGAACATAACTTGGATTCTGATGGACTCTTCACAGTCAGCACTGCCCTTACAGTTCAGGCGACTTCTCAGGTTGCTAAAGTGATGTTTGAATCTGCATTGGACGTGCATTTGCTTCTAAGCTACATGGTTAACAGTAGCAGTCAG ATTGGCATGTCAGAGGATGAGGTTTCAAGAGTTAAAATTGAGTTAGTTCCAATGATCCAAGAGGTTCTTACTGAGTGGCATATCGTCCATTTCTTCAGTACCACACCATCTGAATCTCCTCTTCTTGAAGACTTCAGCAGTCAACTTTCATCTTTACAGCTTG ATGGCAATGTTGATCGGAGATCATGGAATGAGAAACTTGGTAAATCTGAATTCACATTGGCCTTCATTCTGTTACTTGGAGGTCATAGCAGTCCATCTTTCAGACATCTGCCTGATCCCAGCAGTCTAAGTAGTTCAGTACAAGAATTTGCTAGCTGGATAATATGGGGGAGAACAGGAGCAGAACCGTCTGTTTTCTTCAGTCATTCGGTTGGCCTTGCTCTAGTGTTACTTAGACATGGGCAATATGATGCTGTTGAG TATGTACTCGGTTTGGTGGATACGTATTCACGCAAGGAGAAGATCTTCCAAAGTCTTCAGAGCGATGGTGGGGAGTGGTCcactctgttgcatcttcttggtTGTTGCTTTGTTGCACAAAGCCAACGTGGTTTGCACggaacaatgaaagaaagaaaaatttctgAAGCAGTGCGGTGCTTTTTTCG AGCTGCGTCTGTAGAAGGAGCTGCCAACGCTTTGCAAAGCTTGCCAATTGAAGCAGGATGGATACACCTTGGTTTCT CTCAACATGTGTCACCTGCTGCTTGGAAGCTTCATTACTATCAATGGGCAATGCAAATATTTGAACAACATAACATGAGGGAGGCTGCCTGCCAGTTTGCTCTTGCTGCACTTGAGCAAGTTGACGAAGCTCTTGGATCTGGTATTCTTGATGAATCAGCGACTGCTGTCAAGGGAAGACTTTGGGCTAACGTCTTCCAGTTCACGTTAGATCTCAACTATTACTATGATGCATATTGCGCAATCATTTCAAATCCAGACGAGGAAAGCAAAACCATTTGTCTGAGGCGTTTTATAATTGTTCTATATGAACGAGGAGCTGTGAAG ATTCTTTGCGATGGCCAGCTACCATTTATTGGCTTATCTGAGAAGGTGGAGCGAGAACTTGCTTGGAAG GCTGAGCGTTCTGATGTTTCAGCCAAGCCAAACCCATTCAAGTTGCTCTACGCATTTGCAATGCAGAGACATAATTGGCGGAGAGCAGCGAGCTATATTTACTTGTATTCAGCACAATTAAGAATCCATGGTGCAGTGAGAGATCCCCAACGGCGATCTTTTATTCTGCAGGAGAGGCTAAATGGGCTTTCTGCTGCTATCAATGCTCTACAGCTGGTTCATCCTGCATATGCTTGGATTGATGCTCCACTTGAGGAAACTTGTTCTAATATGTATCCAAGTAAAAAGGCTAGGATAACCGTGGAAGAACAGT CTCCTGGTAATGGTGCTCAGTCTCAAAGGCAAAGGTCATACTTAGATGTTGAAAAACTTGAGAATGAGTTCATTCTAACGTCAACTGAGTATTTGTTGTCATTGGCAAATGTCACATGGACTTTTGCAA GAATTGAGGCACCCCCAATGGATGTAATTGACCTTTTGGTTGAATCAAACTTACATGACATGGCTTTTACAGTAATTCTTAAATTTTGGAAAGGGTCCGCTTTGAAGAG GGAACTTGAAAGAGTTTTTGCAGCTTTGTCATTGAAATGCTGCCCAAAAGAACTGCAAGCCCCATCCATTGG GAATGGTCAGAGGATGCACAATCTTCTTTTGACCTTATCGCAGGATGAGATTGTTGCTCATGAATCGCCTAATGTTGGTCCAACTGCACACGAATCTAAAGGCAGTAGCCAGTGGGAGACACTTGAGCTCTATCTT gaaaaatacaaaaagtttCATGCTAAATTGCCTGCTGTTGTTGCTGATACTCTTCTTGCTGCTGATCCTCAAATTGAGTTGCCTCTTTGGTTGGTTCAAATGTTCAAG
- the LOC107797493 gene encoding nuclear pore complex protein NUP160 isoform X2 — protein sequence MESRSRLAGMEVPIIGSDSVKFVQLSLPSSTSTSASASSPTSLTRDVGSCSIIGNPPAYFTWKICRSQPNVLEIMEFCGYKEFPKTGLQIVFPEALFPFALICKNEMTFSSVRPYLLHAMTVSGVAYLIRLENISNYVSSSRLQSDDFVEFNTLTHPHQGATTAVAGIAELMVVGRSDGSVGCFQLGILDHRAPGFVQELRDDGGLGRLWGVLSRGRSIAAVQDLVVSEFHQKKLLFVLHSDGSLRVWDLSNHSRIFSHSLSVSPSAGSSSVRIWVGSDHNNPDAIPLAVLRKDDSEVGTAMISLYSLYFSTGDRINLLLDPSTKSISLEEGEVIDVKLTPNKLWILSENGLVMKELFCQNRKEELAYCYSLQNTFVAEQLFQGSENSSDDLLWLCHTVLSSLKDQISPFVSSVFLRRLLLPGVYHRNVLRATLRDFGKHLTDSEFDSLTVDGLKNEILSVIQHEVGADSPISILQRWKTFCTCYFNNWCRTNVMCGLLIDSATQAVGVIRKNSVSMCRSLEDIELLVSGSSDEHGDVISSGLDSCNNDLEREILSEILQCVRNLSQQLSKAAPTIFYESLLRTPNISSEEIIPRLLKNLESGYSSSMAALHVSELGTDVALDKEISYHKRLRKFSIDMLLSLHNLCSRATKWGRVLHVIESYLKFLVPRKYEHNLDSDGLFTVSTALTVQATSQVAKVMFESALDVHLLLSYMVNSSSQIGMSEDEVSRVKIELVPMIQEVLTEWHIVHFFSTTPSESPLLEDFSSQLSSLQLDGNVDRRSWNEKLGKSEFTLAFILLLGGHSSPSFRHLPDPSSLSSSVQEFASWIIWGRTGAEPSVFFSHSVGLALVLLRHGQYDAVEYVLGLVDTYSRKEKIFQSLQSDGGEWSTLLHLLGCCFVAQSQRGLHGTMKERKISEAVRCFFRAASVEGAANALQSLPIEAGWIHLGFSQHVSPAAWKLHYYQWAMQIFEQHNMREAACQFALAALEQVDEALGSGILDESATAVKGRLWANVFQFTLDLNYYYDAYCAIISNPDEESKTICLRRFIIVLYERGAVKILCDGQLPFIGLSEKVERELAWKAERSDVSAKPNPFKLLYAFAMQRHNWRRAASYIYLYSAQLRIHGAVRDPQRRSFILQERLNGLSAAINALQLVHPAYAWIDAPLEETCSNMYPSKKARITVEEQSPGNGAQSQRQRSYLDVEKLENEFILTSTEYLLSLANVTWTFARIEAPPMDVIDLLVESNLHDMAFTVILKFWKGSALKRELERVFAALSLKCCPKELQAPSIGNGQRMHNLLLTLSQDEIVAHESPNVGPTAHESKGSSQWETLELYLEKYKKFHAKLPAVVADTLLAADPQIELPLWLVQMFKGVPAKSGWGMAGSESNPASLLRLYIDYGRYTEATNLLLEYIESFASLRPADIIRRKRPFAVWFPYSLIERLWYQLQQSIKIGHMVDQSEKLKKLLQGALVNHLQQLKVDSDDVMSSAV from the exons ATGGAAAGTAGGTCGCGTTTAGCAGGTATGGAAGTTCCCATTATTGGCAGCGATTCGGTCAAGTTCGTTCAACTCTCCCTTCCCTCTTCTACTTCCACTTCCGCTTCCGCTTCTTCTCCAACTTCTCTTACAAGAGATGTGGGTTCTTGCTCCATCATTGGAAATCCTCCCGCCTATTTCACTTG GAAAATTTGCAGAAGTCAGCCAAATGTGCTGGAAATAATGGAGTTCTGTGGTTATAAGGAGTTCCCCAAAACTGGATTGCAAATTGTATTCCCAGAAGCACTTTTTCCATTTGCGCTGATCTGCAAAAATGAA ATGACATTTTCTTCTGTCAGACCGTATCTGCTTCATGCCATGACAGTATCTGGGGTTGCTTATCTTATTAGACTTGAAAACATCTCCAATTATGTATCTAGCTCCCGCTTGCAATCCGATGACTTTGTTGAGTTCAACACTCTGACCCATCCTCATCAAGGAGCAACAACAGCAGTGGCAGGAATAGCAGAATTGATGGTAGTTGGAAGAAGTGATGGATCTGTTGGATGCTTCCAGCTTGGCATCCTTGACCACCGAGCTCCAG GCTTTGTGCAGGAGCTGCGTGATGATGGTGGTCTTGGTCGTTTGTGGGGCGTTTTGTCAAG GGGCAGGTCGATTGCAGCAGTGCAGGATCTAGTAGTATCAGAGTTCCACCAGAAAAAGCTTCTATTTGTGCTTCACTCTGATGGAAGCTTACGTGTGTGGGACCTTTCAAATCATTCCAGAATTTTCAGTCATTCTTTGAGTGTTTCACCATCTGCAG GCTCTAGTTCTGTAAGGATATGGGTGGGAAGCGACCACAACAATCCTGATGCAATTCCTCTGGCAGTACTACGAAAAGATGATTCG GAAGTTGGCACAGCGATGATCTCTTTGTATAGCCTTTATTTCAGTACTGGAGACAGAATTAACTTGTTACTGGATCCTTCAACAAAAAGCATCTCATTGGAAGAG GGTGAAGTCATTGATGTAAAACTTACTCCAAATAAGCTGTGGATACTCAGCGAAAATGGATTGGTCATGAAGGAGTTGTTTTGTCAAAATAGGAAAGA GGAATTAGCTTATTGCTATTCTTTACAGAATACATTTGTTGCTGAGCAGCTGTTTCAAGGCTCTGAAAATTCTTCAGATGATCTGCTTTGGCTTTGTCACACAGTTTTGTCATCTTTAAAG GATCAGATTTCTCCATTTGTATCTTCTGTTTTCTTACGTAGGTTGCTCCTTCCGGGTGTTTATCATAGAAATGTTCTTCGGGCAACGTTACGAGATTTTGGCAAGCACCTCACTGATTCCGAATTTGATTCTTTGACTGTGGATGGACTGAAAAATGAAATTCTGTCAGTCATTCAACATGAG GTGGGAGCTGATAGTCCAATTTCAATACTTCAGAGATGGAAAACCTTTTGTACCTGCTATTTCAATAATTGGTGCAGAACGAATGTAATGTGTGGTTTGCTTATTGATTCAGCCACACAAGCTGTGGGTGTTATTAGAAAAAACTCAGTCTCCATGTGTCGTAGTCTGGAGGACATAGAGCTTCTTGTTTCTG GATCTTCTGATGAACATGGAGATGTAATAAGCTCTGGGTTGGACTCCTGTAATAATGATCTTGAACGGGAAATTCTTTCAGAGATACTGCAGTGTGTTCGTAATCTCAGTCAACAGTTGAGCAAAGCAGCTCCTACCATATTTTATGAGTCGCTTCTTAGAACACCAAATATATCATCTGAAGAGATCATTCCACGGTTGCTTAAAAATTTAGAAAGTGGATATAGCTCATCAATGGCAGCTCTCCATGTATCCGAACTTGGAACTGATGTAGCACTGGATAAAGAAATTTCCTACCACAAAAGACTCAGAAAATTCTCAATAGATATGCTTTTATCCCTACACAACTTGTGCAGTAGAGCTACCAAATGGGGGAGAGTTTTGCATGTTATTGAGAGCTACTTGAAATTTCTCGTGCCTCGAAAATATGAACATAACTTGGATTCTGATGGACTCTTCACAGTCAGCACTGCCCTTACAGTTCAGGCGACTTCTCAGGTTGCTAAAGTGATGTTTGAATCTGCATTGGACGTGCATTTGCTTCTAAGCTACATGGTTAACAGTAGCAGTCAG ATTGGCATGTCAGAGGATGAGGTTTCAAGAGTTAAAATTGAGTTAGTTCCAATGATCCAAGAGGTTCTTACTGAGTGGCATATCGTCCATTTCTTCAGTACCACACCATCTGAATCTCCTCTTCTTGAAGACTTCAGCAGTCAACTTTCATCTTTACAGCTTG ATGGCAATGTTGATCGGAGATCATGGAATGAGAAACTTGGTAAATCTGAATTCACATTGGCCTTCATTCTGTTACTTGGAGGTCATAGCAGTCCATCTTTCAGACATCTGCCTGATCCCAGCAGTCTAAGTAGTTCAGTACAAGAATTTGCTAGCTGGATAATATGGGGGAGAACAGGAGCAGAACCGTCTGTTTTCTTCAGTCATTCGGTTGGCCTTGCTCTAGTGTTACTTAGACATGGGCAATATGATGCTGTTGAG TATGTACTCGGTTTGGTGGATACGTATTCACGCAAGGAGAAGATCTTCCAAAGTCTTCAGAGCGATGGTGGGGAGTGGTCcactctgttgcatcttcttggtTGTTGCTTTGTTGCACAAAGCCAACGTGGTTTGCACggaacaatgaaagaaagaaaaatttctgAAGCAGTGCGGTGCTTTTTTCG AGCTGCGTCTGTAGAAGGAGCTGCCAACGCTTTGCAAAGCTTGCCAATTGAAGCAGGATGGATACACCTTGGTTTCT CTCAACATGTGTCACCTGCTGCTTGGAAGCTTCATTACTATCAATGGGCAATGCAAATATTTGAACAACATAACATGAGGGAGGCTGCCTGCCAGTTTGCTCTTGCTGCACTTGAGCAAGTTGACGAAGCTCTTGGATCTGGTATTCTTGATGAATCAGCGACTGCTGTCAAGGGAAGACTTTGGGCTAACGTCTTCCAGTTCACGTTAGATCTCAACTATTACTATGATGCATATTGCGCAATCATTTCAAATCCAGACGAGGAAAGCAAAACCATTTGTCTGAGGCGTTTTATAATTGTTCTATATGAACGAGGAGCTGTGAAG ATTCTTTGCGATGGCCAGCTACCATTTATTGGCTTATCTGAGAAGGTGGAGCGAGAACTTGCTTGGAAG GCTGAGCGTTCTGATGTTTCAGCCAAGCCAAACCCATTCAAGTTGCTCTACGCATTTGCAATGCAGAGACATAATTGGCGGAGAGCAGCGAGCTATATTTACTTGTATTCAGCACAATTAAGAATCCATGGTGCAGTGAGAGATCCCCAACGGCGATCTTTTATTCTGCAGGAGAGGCTAAATGGGCTTTCTGCTGCTATCAATGCTCTACAGCTGGTTCATCCTGCATATGCTTGGATTGATGCTCCACTTGAGGAAACTTGTTCTAATATGTATCCAAGTAAAAAGGCTAGGATAACCGTGGAAGAACAGT CTCCTGGTAATGGTGCTCAGTCTCAAAGGCAAAGGTCATACTTAGATGTTGAAAAACTTGAGAATGAGTTCATTCTAACGTCAACTGAGTATTTGTTGTCATTGGCAAATGTCACATGGACTTTTGCAA GAATTGAGGCACCCCCAATGGATGTAATTGACCTTTTGGTTGAATCAAACTTACATGACATGGCTTTTACAGTAATTCTTAAATTTTGGAAAGGGTCCGCTTTGAAGAG GGAACTTGAAAGAGTTTTTGCAGCTTTGTCATTGAAATGCTGCCCAAAAGAACTGCAAGCCCCATCCATTGG GAATGGTCAGAGGATGCACAATCTTCTTTTGACCTTATCGCAGGATGAGATTGTTGCTCATGAATCGCCTAATGTTGGTCCAACTGCACACGAATCTAAAGGCAGTAGCCAGTGGGAGACACTTGAGCTCTATCTT gaaaaatacaaaaagtttCATGCTAAATTGCCTGCTGTTGTTGCTGATACTCTTCTTGCTGCTGATCCTCAAATTGAGTTGCCTCTTTGGTTGGTTCAAATGTTCAAG